A single window of Helicobacter macacae MIT 99-5501 DNA harbors:
- a CDS encoding thiamine pyrophosphate-dependent enzyme: MQTEAFGAELKRMGFCDFVGVPCSYLAPLINWAINENVFVMANNEGEAVAIASGVSLACALPLSDKSGSACARFVNEPQSSISSLASHNPDFSSQMLPHKNAKECNDFGNSVASKNSPSFAEGVRGWVKDSRENAKNTSALGEVLSSDFKGCANTQAKIGQKSPLSEAGEASPLKSPTRHSPRKYGVVLMQNSGLSNALSPLTSLNHTFEIPILGFVSLRGEPNQAGQNTDEPQHELLGKITDKLLQTCEIECAFLDSHFEVACEQLAQAKKVLESNKSFFFIVRNSCFEKVALTNNPLDNSSSGNHCTDLLDFGKICHTELSEVSQKAQRDSSPTAQNDKDNAPKDSAQPTRLEALQIIQNLGNDCALLATTGKCGRELYELGDKPNQLYMVGSMGCVSALGLGIALKSRKKVIAIDGDSALLMRLGTLSGNAYYAKLANKGNLCHILLDNQSHDSTGGQFNLSPFVDFVAIAKSCGYAVAREAQTLDEFDKLLGEFVSAKSGGAWFIYLSIAKGSKKNLGRPKITPKQVALRFGAWLNENLECADTQTIKASKQ, translated from the coding sequence ATGCAAACAGAGGCTTTTGGAGCGGAGCTAAAGCGGATGGGATTTTGTGATTTTGTGGGCGTGCCTTGTAGCTACCTCGCACCACTTATAAATTGGGCGATAAATGAGAATGTGTTTGTGATGGCGAATAATGAGGGGGAGGCGGTGGCAATCGCAAGCGGAGTGAGCCTTGCTTGTGCGTTGCCTTTGAGCGATAAATCGGGGAGTGCTTGCGCTCGCTTCGTCAATGAACCTCAAAGTTCTATTTCCTCGCTCGCTTCGCACAACCCCGATTTCTCATCTCAAATGCTTCCGCACAAAAACGCAAAAGAATGTAACGATTTTGGAAATAGTGTGGCTTCAAAAAATTCCCCCTCCTTTGCGGAGGGGGTTAGGGGGTGGGTAAAAGATTCCCGCGAAAATGCCAAAAATACAAGCGCGTTGGGCGAAGTATTGTCGAGTGATTTTAAGGGTTGTGCGAACACGCAAGCGAAAATAGGACAAAAAAGTCCATTGAGCGAAGCGGGTGAAGCATCTCCCTTAAAATCGCCGACAAGACACAGCCCAAGAAAATATGGCGTGGTTTTAATGCAAAACAGCGGGCTAAGCAATGCCCTCTCACCCCTCACAAGTCTAAACCACACCTTTGAAATCCCCATACTTGGCTTTGTCTCCCTGCGTGGCGAGCCAAATCAAGCTGGGCAAAACACCGATGAGCCACAGCACGAATTGCTAGGGAAAATCACCGATAAGCTACTACAAACTTGCGAAATAGAGTGCGCGTTTTTGGATTCACACTTTGAGGTGGCGTGCGAGCAGTTGGCACAAGCTAAGAAGGTGCTAGAGTCAAACAAAAGTTTCTTTTTTATCGTGCGTAATAGTTGCTTTGAAAAAGTCGCCCTCACAAATAACCCTTTAGACAATTCGTCTTCGGGTAATCATTGCACAGATTTGCTAGATTTTGGCAAAATTTGTCATACTGAGCTTAGCGAAGTATCTCAAAAGGCACAAAGAGATTCTTCGCCTACGGCTCAGAATGACAAAGACAACGCCCCAAAAGACTCCGCGCAACCCACGCGATTAGAAGCATTACAAATTATCCAAAATCTCGGCAACGATTGCGCCCTACTCGCCACCACAGGCAAATGCGGGCGCGAGCTCTACGAGCTAGGAGACAAGCCAAATCAGCTCTATATGGTGGGCTCTATGGGCTGTGTGAGTGCGCTAGGGCTAGGCATCGCACTCAAATCGCGCAAAAAAGTCATCGCTATTGATGGCGATAGTGCGTTGCTTATGCGACTTGGCACGCTAAGTGGCAATGCCTACTACGCAAAGCTCGCAAACAAGGGCAATCTCTGCCATATCCTGCTAGATAATCAAAGCCACGATAGCACGGGCGGGCAGTTCAACCTCTCGCCTTTTGTGGATTTTGTCGCTATCGCAAAATCTTGTGGCTACGCGGTGGCAAGGGAAGCGCAAACTTTAGATGAGTTTGACAAACTCTTGGGCGAGTTTGTAAGCGCGAAAAGTGGTGGCGCGTGGTTTATCTACCTTTCAATCGCAAAGGGGAGCAAAAAAAACTTAGGACGCCCCAAAATCACGCCAAAGCAAGTGGCATTGCGATTTGGCGCGTGGCTAAATGAAAATCTAGAATGTGCAGACACACAAACTATAAAGGCAAGCAAGCAATGA
- a CDS encoding TRAP transporter large permease, whose translation MSIIVLFILLFALLLVGVPVAVSLGISSLVCMLLFTSHDISGIPDIFISAFKPTLMAIPMFILAGSLLSKGSAANRIVDFAKSLVGHLPGGLPMSAILACIIFAAVSGSSPATVVAIGSVMFIAIREAGYPKSYAVGAITTAGSLGILIPPSVVMIVYGVTASGLSDLQGREIVVSIEALFKAGIIPGLMIGAMMMVYAYFGAKRLGYKASKRESFKVRLKQFLRAFWALLIIAVVIGGIYGGVFTATEAAGIAVVYAFIISVFVYKDLKLKDLYAVCLDAAITTAMIFLIIGCAVVFAHFLTSERIPHSIAEFLIQKQMTWWMFLIVVNVLLFVMGQFMEPSSVVMIMTPLLLPIAVSLGIDPIHFGIIMVVNMELGMITPPVGLNLFVASSLTGLSLKDVVISVLPWLMVMLVGLVLVTYIPQISLALV comes from the coding sequence ATGAGTATCATTGTGCTATTTATATTGTTATTTGCATTGCTTCTAGTTGGCGTGCCTGTGGCGGTTTCGCTTGGGATTAGTTCGCTTGTGTGTATGCTACTTTTTACTAGCCACGACATTAGTGGAATCCCAGATATTTTTATCTCCGCGTTTAAGCCCACACTTATGGCGATTCCTATGTTTATCCTAGCAGGTTCGCTACTAAGCAAAGGAAGTGCCGCAAATCGCATAGTAGATTTTGCCAAATCACTTGTAGGACATCTCCCCGGTGGGCTACCTATGAGCGCGATTCTAGCTTGTATCATATTTGCTGCGGTAAGTGGTAGCTCGCCTGCTACGGTGGTAGCTATCGGCTCGGTTATGTTTATCGCCATAAGAGAAGCGGGATACCCAAAATCTTATGCCGTAGGTGCGATAACCACAGCAGGAAGTCTGGGGATTTTGATTCCACCAAGCGTGGTAATGATAGTCTATGGAGTAACGGCAAGCGGGCTAAGCGATTTGCAAGGCAGAGAAATCGTAGTTTCTATCGAAGCGTTGTTTAAAGCAGGGATTATCCCCGGTCTAATGATAGGTGCTATGATGATGGTATATGCTTACTTTGGTGCAAAAAGGCTAGGATACAAAGCGAGCAAAAGAGAATCTTTCAAAGTAAGGCTAAAGCAGTTTTTGCGTGCGTTTTGGGCACTGCTCATCATCGCAGTGGTGATAGGTGGAATCTATGGAGGAGTATTTACCGCCACAGAAGCCGCAGGCATCGCCGTGGTGTATGCCTTTATCATCTCGGTATTTGTCTATAAAGACTTAAAGCTAAAAGACTTATACGCAGTGTGCTTGGATGCGGCGATAACCACGGCGATGATATTTCTCATCATCGGCTGTGCAGTGGTGTTTGCACATTTCCTCACAAGCGAGCGCATACCTCACAGCATAGCGGAGTTTCTTATCCAAAAGCAGATGACTTGGTGGATGTTTTTAATCGTGGTAAATGTATTGCTTTTTGTTATGGGGCAGTTTATGGAGCCTAGCTCGGTAGTGATGATAATGACACCTCTGCTATTACCTATCGCTGTATCACTTGGCATAGACCCTATACACTTTGGGATAATAATGGTGGTAAATATGGAGCTAGGTATGATAACACCACCTGTGGGGCTAAATCTCTTTGTGGCTAGCTCTCTCACAGGACTTAGCCTAAAAGATGTCGTTATATCTGTGCTTCCGTGGCTAATGGTAATGCTAGTGGGATTGGTGCTAGTAACATATATACCGCAGATTTCACTTGCGTTGGTGTAG
- a CDS encoding arginase family protein — MQRMKMLRFFACLVAVLGLCALISGCDSSQNAKEVSKEQTMPNQTLKLIFPQWQGGDIVGFFKDLEPNEAARGYILGAQILDLLTRDINPSLDKNTAFVDISKDFRVDSNGGRIVQGGVIDKEILLSQHKAALKILSEKSPAKILTLGGECATSIAPFGYLADKYAKQGENVALIWIDAHPDLGVANDDFYKGYHAMAVSAIVGDESLKSDFALPAYIKPQNVLFIGLHSNEAEHYNARRENLGAHSISGKDIADNEAKALSAMSAWLKERRITKVLIHLDLDVLNPKELYVAVGDSGILNVASVLNAINALSQNAEVVGLTIAEHLPKAELQLKAMLKNLPLIKE, encoded by the coding sequence ATGCAAAGAATGAAAATGCTAAGATTTTTTGCTTGTCTTGTTGCTGTGCTTGGCTTGTGCGCGCTTATAAGCGGCTGTGATTCAAGCCAAAATGCCAAAGAAGTATCAAAGGAGCAAACAATGCCAAATCAAACACTTAAACTCATTTTCCCGCAATGGCAGGGTGGCGATATAGTGGGCTTTTTTAAAGATTTAGAGCCAAATGAAGCGGCGCGTGGGTATATTTTGGGCGCACAGATTTTAGATTTGCTGACACGCGATATAAACCCAAGCCTTGATAAAAACACCGCGTTTGTGGATATTTCAAAGGATTTTAGAGTGGATTCAAATGGTGGGCGAATCGTGCAAGGTGGCGTGATTGACAAAGAGATTTTACTCTCCCAGCACAAAGCCGCGCTAAAGATTTTAAGTGAAAAAAGTCCTGCCAAAATCCTAACACTTGGCGGGGAATGCGCCACAAGTATCGCACCATTTGGCTATCTAGCCGATAAATATGCTAAGCAGGGCGAAAATGTCGCGCTTATTTGGATTGATGCGCATCCTGATTTGGGTGTGGCAAATGATGATTTTTACAAAGGCTATCACGCTATGGCGGTGAGCGCGATTGTGGGCGATGAGAGCCTAAAGAGCGATTTTGCGCTTCCTGCGTATATCAAGCCTCAAAATGTCCTTTTTATCGGGCTACATTCTAATGAAGCGGAGCATTACAACGCACGGCGCGAAAATCTAGGAGCGCACTCAATCTCTGGCAAAGACATAGCGGACAATGAAGCAAAGGCACTAAGTGCGATGAGTGCGTGGCTAAAGGAGCGCAGGATAACAAAGGTGCTAATCCACCTTGATTTAGATGTGCTAAATCCAAAGGAACTCTATGTCGCGGTTGGGGATTCTGGAATCTTGAATGTGGCAAGTGTGCTAAATGCAATAAACGCGCTTAGCCAAAATGCTGAAGTCGTGGGGCTTACAATCGCGGAGCATTTGCCAAAAGCGGAATTGCAACTAAAAGCAATGCTAAAAAATCTGCCACTTATTAAAGAGTAG
- the aepX gene encoding phosphoenolpyruvate mutase has product MSADLIHPGHINILKIAKQHADEIEGEVVVGLLTDKAIASYKRLPYMNYEQRKAVLESIAFIDRVIPQDTLSYEGNIRALKPAFVIHGDDWKSGAQTKTRQNVLDTLEELGCGTLIEPSYTEGISSTQLNANARAIGISTNARLSLLRRLIDAKVPLRFIETHSAISALIAQNAFVNHGGTKIEFDGFWSSSLTDSTSRGKPDIEAVELQSRLNTINEIFEVTSKPLIYDADTGGKVEHFAFTVRSLERTGVSACIIEDKTGLKKNSLLGNDVEQTQDSIEDFCDKIRAGKEAQITSDFMIIARIESLILDKGLQDALTRAFAYVEAGADGIMIHSRHKDPKEILDFIRAFRAKNSLTPIVVVPTSFNEITARELGEAGANIIIYANHLLRASFIAMKQVAQGILEHDRSAEIEGQCMSVKEILSLIPGTI; this is encoded by the coding sequence ATGAGCGCGGATTTAATCCACCCGGGGCATATCAATATCCTAAAAATCGCCAAGCAGCACGCCGATGAGATAGAGGGCGAAGTAGTCGTAGGACTGCTTACTGATAAGGCAATCGCTTCTTACAAACGCCTGCCTTATATGAATTACGAGCAGCGCAAAGCCGTGCTAGAGTCTATCGCATTTATCGATAGGGTAATCCCCCAAGACACGCTAAGCTATGAGGGCAATATCCGCGCGCTAAAGCCCGCCTTTGTCATACACGGCGATGATTGGAAAAGTGGCGCACAAACCAAAACCCGTCAAAATGTGCTTGACACGCTAGAGGAGCTAGGCTGTGGCACACTTATCGAGCCAAGCTATACAGAGGGCATTAGCTCCACGCAGCTAAACGCAAACGCCAGAGCCATAGGCATAAGCACCAATGCTAGGCTTTCTCTGCTTCGCAGACTAATAGATGCCAAAGTCCCTTTGCGCTTTATCGAAACGCACTCGGCAATCTCTGCGCTCATCGCACAAAATGCTTTCGTAAATCACGGCGGCACAAAAATCGAGTTTGACGGCTTTTGGAGTAGTTCGCTTACAGATTCTACAAGTCGTGGCAAGCCAGACATAGAAGCAGTAGAGCTACAAAGTCGGCTAAACACCATAAATGAAATCTTTGAAGTAACTTCTAAGCCACTTATCTATGATGCCGACACGGGTGGGAAAGTCGAGCATTTCGCTTTCACTGTTCGCAGTCTAGAGCGCACAGGAGTGAGCGCGTGTATCATCGAGGATAAAACGGGGCTAAAGAAAAACTCACTTTTAGGCAACGATGTCGAGCAAACCCAAGATAGCATTGAAGACTTTTGCGACAAAATCCGCGCAGGCAAAGAAGCACAAATCACAAGCGATTTTATGATTATTGCACGCATTGAGAGTTTGATTTTGGATAAAGGCTTACAAGACGCACTAACCCGTGCATTCGCTTATGTCGAGGCAGGAGCTGATGGCATAATGATACACTCTCGCCACAAAGACCCAAAGGAGATTTTGGATTTTATACGCGCATTCCGCGCCAAAAACTCACTAACGCCTATCGTAGTCGTGCCAACGAGCTTCAATGAAATCACGGCGCGTGAGCTAGGAGAGGCAGGGGCAAATATCATCATCTATGCAAATCACTTGCTTAGAGCGAGCTTCATAGCGATGAAGCAAGTCGCGCAGGGGATTTTGGAGCACGACAGAAGCGCGGAAATAGAGGGGCAATGTATGAGCGTAAAAGAGATACTCTCCCTAATCCCGGGCACTATTTAG
- a CDS encoding TRAP transporter small permease, which translates to MKTLLLYLQKPFKWAHLSPSVNKIFSILDVIIAGINKNIAVFGLAVGVVIVALNVATRFIASIYPEVHSLTWGEELSSYCFIWSALFGAAYGFRKGVHISVMVLVERFPPALAKACVIFSHILSAVFLAFMAYAGFLTVELYMDLGRYSEAFHNVPLWIFLVCLPLSFLGATYRVIEKIYEVSWMESSKVVKRTQDEIMHDVAVKE; encoded by the coding sequence ATGAAAACTCTGCTTTTATACTTGCAAAAGCCTTTCAAATGGGCTCATCTAAGCCCTAGCGTAAATAAAATCTTCTCTATCCTTGATGTCATCATCGCTGGTATAAACAAAAATATCGCCGTGTTTGGACTAGCAGTAGGTGTAGTCATAGTCGCGCTAAATGTCGCTACGCGCTTCATCGCAAGCATCTACCCCGAAGTGCACTCACTCACTTGGGGTGAGGAGCTATCAAGCTATTGCTTTATATGGAGTGCGCTTTTTGGTGCGGCGTATGGATTTCGCAAAGGAGTGCATATTAGCGTTATGGTGCTTGTGGAGAGATTCCCCCCCGCGCTTGCAAAGGCTTGCGTGATTTTCTCTCACATTTTAAGCGCGGTGTTTTTGGCATTTATGGCGTATGCTGGATTTTTGACAGTGGAGCTGTATATGGATTTGGGGAGATATAGCGAGGCGTTTCACAATGTGCCTTTGTGGATTTTCCTAGTGTGCTTGCCATTGTCGTTTTTGGGTGCGACTTATCGCGTGATAGAAAAAATCTATGAAGTATCGTGGATGGAATCATCTAAAGTAGTCAAGCGCACACAAGATGAGATAATGCACGATGTGGCTGTGAAAGAATAG
- a CDS encoding ComEA family DNA-binding protein, translating into MKKLLVAFLLPLFVFANFALAAINLNTATKKELMTLQGIGDKKADEIIKYRTKTPFKKIEELKNIKGIGAKLFEKIKDKIEVKQN; encoded by the coding sequence ATGAAAAAACTTCTAGTTGCATTTTTACTCCCTCTTTTTGTATTTGCAAACTTTGCTTTGGCTGCTATAAACCTCAATACTGCCACGAAAAAAGAGCTAATGACTTTGCAAGGAATCGGTGATAAAAAAGCTGATGAAATCATCAAATACCGAACAAAAACACCTTTTAAGAAAATCGAAGAACTAAAAAACATAAAAGGTATCGGTGCAAAGCTATTTGAAAAAATCAAAGATAAGATTGAAGTAAAGCAAAATTAA
- a CDS encoding spermine/spermidine synthase domain-containing protein, producing MWLNRQIGKNFREEYAIKDKILDVRSEHILELFRTDALGQIALFDESEVLVEKFLHIESELVAHIGACCIQERLQTPPNPLTTDKANTQSSNQAIAHNSLIPHNALIVGGFNLEIAYQLFKHDMHTFFVQSDSKVLDSLISFLPHFKEVRENPLFTHCAKMIDLPIQKYSLIIHNRTPNPHEIDALIRLMQEESIFIAPLPHPLFEEAEFEISLKDFGKFFSIVMPFFAPIFSHKAFVFASKRIHPLADFWLQKCDMIENLAYYNADIHEAAFALSTNLASTNLIKS from the coding sequence ATGTGGCTTAATCGACAGATAGGGAAAAACTTTCGAGAAGAATACGCGATAAAAGATAAGATTTTGGATGTGAGAAGCGAGCATATTTTGGAGCTTTTTCGCACGGACGCACTAGGGCAAATCGCACTTTTTGATGAAAGCGAAGTGCTTGTAGAGAAGTTTTTGCACATAGAGAGTGAGCTAGTGGCACATATCGGTGCGTGCTGTATCCAAGAGAGACTACAAACCCCACCAAATCCACTAACCACAGATAAAGCAAACACACAATCTAGTAACCAAGCTATTGCGCACAATTCCTTGATACCACACAACGCTTTGATAGTAGGGGGGTTTAATCTAGAGATTGCATATCAGCTTTTTAAGCACGATATGCACACATTTTTTGTCCAAAGCGATAGCAAAGTGCTTGATTCTCTTATCAGCTTTTTGCCACATTTTAAAGAAGTGAGAGAAAATCCGCTTTTTACACATTGCGCGAAAATGATTGATTTGCCTATCCAAAAATACTCCCTAATCATTCATAACCGCACGCCAAATCCACACGAAATAGACGCTTTAATAAGGCTTATGCAAGAAGAAAGTATCTTTATCGCTCCACTGCCTCACCCGCTTTTTGAGGAAGCAGAGTTTGAGATTTCACTAAAAGATTTTGGCAAATTTTTTAGCATTGTTATGCCATTTTTTGCACCCATTTTTAGCCACAAAGCATTTGTTTTTGCTTCCAAGCGCATTCACCCGCTAGCTGATTTTTGGCTACAAAAATGCGATATGATAGAAAATCTAGCCTATTATAATGCCGACATACACGAGGCTGCATTTGCACTAAGCACAAATCTAGCAAGCACAAATCTAATCAAAAGCTAG
- a CDS encoding TylF/MycF family methyltransferase: protein MALSRLMGGGSNTLSAYPIKQSEALSKLDFDSVIVGTFTGFYEIRAQLEQMGIAREKIDTSHIELSVRAREAFLQDFASEAKSQNLEGNVAELGVYRGDFARKINECFSDRVLYLFDTFEGFWDKDLAQSKDGAMGASLGKKHFSNTSVELVLGKMPHKEQCIIKKGWFPQSSVGCENERFCFVNLDADLYEPILAGLEFFYPKMVSGGVILIHEYFSSGYVGVREAVGEFMRKSRLNPVLKLPIGDNLSIAIIKP, encoded by the coding sequence ATGGCACTATCACGCTTAATGGGGGGGGGGAGTAATACATTGAGTGCCTATCCTATCAAGCAAAGCGAGGCGTTGAGTAAGCTAGATTTTGACTCCGTGATTGTTGGCACTTTCACAGGGTTTTATGAAATCCGCGCTCAACTAGAACAAATGGGAATCGCGCGTGAGAAAATCGACACAAGCCATATCGAGCTAAGTGTCCGCGCTAGAGAAGCGTTTTTGCAAGATTTTGCTAGCGAAGCAAAGTCTCAGAATCTAGAGGGCAATGTAGCCGAGCTAGGCGTCTATCGTGGGGATTTCGCACGCAAAATCAATGAGTGCTTTAGCGATAGGGTGCTCTACTTGTTTGACACTTTTGAGGGCTTTTGGGACAAAGACTTAGCCCAAAGCAAAGACGGCGCAATGGGTGCAAGTCTAGGCAAAAAGCACTTCTCAAACACAAGCGTAGAGCTCGTGCTAGGCAAAATGCCACACAAAGAGCAGTGTATCATAAAAAAGGGTTGGTTTCCCCAAAGTAGCGTTGGGTGCGAGAATGAGCGATTTTGCTTTGTCAATTTGGACGCGGATTTGTATGAGCCGATTTTGGCGGGGCTAGAGTTTTTCTATCCCAAAATGGTAAGCGGAGGCGTGATTTTAATCCACGAGTATTTTTCCTCTGGCTATGTCGGCGTGCGCGAAGCTGTGGGCGAATTTATGCGTAAGTCGCGACTAAATCCAGTGCTAAAACTTCCAATCGGGGATAATCTAAGCATAGCCATTATCAAGCCCTAG
- a CDS encoding radical SAM/SPASM domain-containing protein, protein MKKIYIELSDICHLSCSFCPATKGKRGIMSVEDFGHCLEEALRFSRRIALHILGDPCALPNLNLYLEAARNKSKSPQIELVTSGAFFAKHSLDMLLSPPIYQLSISLEAGVDNFAHSSDKRFSVYLDSLTKVFDIHIANPRVFLNLRIQDKRTLQDKDMLQIITKFLAPFVDFGFWDRSASRNGINSGKAKKLFMEGKIEELLDAKGRIRLWKNALLVVKNSFVWAGFAPKNERKNHKCYALREQVGILSNGAVVPCCMDAQGEINLGNILTTPLKQILSSKRAQNIIAGFEIGEVRENLCKICGFWE, encoded by the coding sequence GTGAAAAAAATCTATATTGAGCTTAGTGATATTTGTCATCTCTCTTGTAGCTTTTGTCCCGCTACTAAAGGAAAAAGGGGGATTATGAGTGTGGAGGATTTTGGGCATTGTTTGGAGGAGGCTTTGAGATTTAGTAGGCGCATTGCTTTGCATATTTTGGGCGACCCTTGCGCGTTGCCAAATCTAAATTTATACCTAGAAGCGGCACGCAACAAATCAAAATCTCCACAAATTGAGCTAGTTACTTCAGGTGCATTTTTTGCCAAACATAGCTTAGATATGCTTTTATCTCCGCCTATATATCAGCTCTCTATTTCGCTAGAAGCAGGCGTGGATAATTTCGCTCACTCTAGCGATAAACGATTTAGCGTCTATCTTGATTCTCTTACAAAAGTTTTTGACATACACATAGCAAATCCACGCGTTTTTCTAAACCTTAGAATCCAAGATAAGCGCACATTGCAAGATAAAGATATGTTGCAAATCATTACAAAATTTTTAGCTCCATTTGTGGACTTTGGATTTTGGGATAGAAGTGCTAGTAGAAATGGCATAAATAGCGGAAAAGCAAAAAAGCTATTTATGGAGGGCAAGATAGAGGAGCTACTTGATGCAAAGGGCAGAATCCGCTTGTGGAAAAATGCTCTTTTGGTGGTAAAAAATAGCTTTGTTTGGGCTGGATTTGCACCTAAAAATGAACGAAAAAATCACAAATGCTATGCCTTGCGCGAACAAGTGGGAATCCTAAGCAATGGTGCAGTAGTCCCCTGCTGTATGGACGCACAAGGAGAGATAAATCTAGGCAATATTCTTACCACACCACTAAAGCAGATTTTATCAAGCAAGCGAGCACAAAATATCATCGCAGGATTTGAGATAGGAGAGGTGCGTGAAAATCTTTGCAAAATCTGTGGATTTTGGGAGTGA
- a CDS encoding class I SAM-dependent methyltransferase, producing the protein MDKSYWTKFYAKHKVGGKPSLFAQFVWDSYLRQMQVDKKSNANSHAYNAQIHTNAKAHANTHANANTTLSANNAQNAQAGTKSSHTPQDTLSLLELGCGNGRDALFFAKNKIQTTAIDQVADEISYLAKHCATTTKGIANPHFIAGDFTNLSAIFERGGVDSAFSGTKDDALTTQRENVLDEKSGLLHHERGDRTQRFIDKASSKLIDLSLNPRFDCIYSRFTLHSITHAQQENLLSQIPHFLAPSGIVAIEARGKKNSLYKQGEPVEGEANAFIHDSHYRRFVDFESLCEVLESQLNLTIHFAKEDRGFAPFNGEDDYFFRVVGIARNERERERERVKERDQALYAFVILIKLDSSELGVSYAA; encoded by the coding sequence ATGGACAAAAGCTATTGGACTAAATTTTATGCTAAGCACAAGGTTGGGGGTAAGCCCTCGCTATTTGCGCAGTTTGTGTGGGATAGCTACCTACGCCAAATGCAAGTGGATAAAAAATCAAACGCAAATTCCCACGCATACAACGCACAAATACACACAAACGCCAAAGCGCACGCAAACACGCACGCAAACGCAAATACAACTTTAAGCGCAAACAACGCACAAAACGCGCAAGCAGGCACAAAAAGCTCTCACACACCGCAAGACACTCTCTCATTGCTCGAGCTAGGTTGTGGCAACGGACGAGACGCGCTATTTTTTGCCAAAAACAAAATCCAAACCACCGCCATAGACCAAGTGGCTGATGAGATTAGCTACCTTGCCAAGCATTGCGCCACCACCACAAAAGGCATAGCAAACCCACACTTTATCGCAGGGGATTTTACCAACCTTAGCGCGATTTTTGAGAGGGGGGGGGTAGATAGCGCGTTTAGTGGCACAAAAGATGACGCGCTCACTACCCAACGCGAAAATGTTTTAGATGAAAAATCAGGGTTGTTACACCACGAGCGAGGAGATAGAACTCAAAGGTTCATTGACAAAGCAAGTAGTAAGCTCATCGATTTGTCGCTAAACCCACGCTTTGATTGCATTTACTCACGGTTTACGCTCCATTCTATCACGCACGCACAACAAGAAAACCTCCTCTCCCAAATCCCACACTTCCTTGCTCCAAGCGGGATTGTCGCTATCGAAGCAAGAGGCAAGAAAAACTCCCTATATAAACAGGGCGAACCTGTGGAGGGAGAAGCAAATGCCTTTATCCACGATAGCCATTATCGCAGGTTTGTAGATTTTGAAAGCCTTTGTGAAGTTCTAGAATCCCAGCTAAATCTCACAATCCACTTTGCCAAAGAGGACAGAGGCTTTGCGCCATTTAATGGCGAAGATGACTACTTTTTCCGCGTAGTTGGCATCGCACGCAACGAGAGAGAGAGAGAGAGAGAGAGAGTAAAAGAGCGCGACCAAGCCTTATACGCCTTTGTCATTCTCATCAAGCTAGATTCTAGCGAGCTAGGAGTATCCTATGCCGCATAA
- the coaE gene encoding dephospho-CoA kinase (Dephospho-CoA kinase (CoaE) performs the final step in coenzyme A biosynthesis.), with protein MSKIDDFSSNDEIICDSLFLDSPFLPHAIVITGGIASGKSTCIKMLQEWGFSVVCADSIAHQVLEENADKLVEIFGEEILLDFDLSVKSTPKSFQNSQPKINRKELGKIIFADDKKRKLLESITHPQIHAKIYAKAQELEKTLSQTSQNNEQKKYYFLDIPLFFESGGKARYNARFSLSIITTKALQLERILRRDLLSLEQAQQRINSQMPSVEKMQKSDFVLFNNTTLEELESSLKDFIEMLDLCEKR; from the coding sequence ATGTCAAAGATTGATGATTTTAGTAGCAACGATGAGATTATCTGTGATTCATTGTTTTTGGATTCACCATTTTTGCCCCACGCTATTGTGATTACAGGGGGAATCGCAAGCGGGAAATCCACCTGCATAAAAATGCTACAAGAGTGGGGGTTTAGCGTGGTGTGTGCTGATAGTATCGCTCATCAAGTGCTAGAAGAAAACGCAGATAAACTTGTAGAAATATTTGGAGAAGAGATTTTGCTAGATTTTGATTTGAGTGTGAAATCCACCCCAAAATCTTTTCAAAACTCACAGCCCAAAATCAATCGAAAAGAGCTAGGTAAAATCATCTTTGCAGATGATAAAAAACGCAAACTCTTAGAATCCATAACCCACCCACAAATCCACGCCAAAATCTATGCCAAAGCCCAAGAGCTAGAAAAAACTTTGTCTCAAACATCACAAAATAACGAGCAAAAAAAATACTATTTTTTAGACATACCGCTGTTTTTTGAGAGCGGTGGAAAAGCGCGGTATAACGCACGATTTTCCTTAAGTATCATTACGACCAAAGCCTTGCAGTTGGAGCGGATTTTGCGCAGGGATTTGCTTAGTCTAGAGCAAGCACAGCAGAGGATAAATTCTCAAATGCCAAGTGTAGAAAAAATGCAAAAAAGTGATTTTGTGTTGTTTAACAACACAACTTTAGAGGAGCTAGAATCTAGCCTAAAAGACTTCATAGAAATGCTTGATTTGTGCGAGAAAAGATAA